AGGGTTCGCCCTCCGGTCGTCGAATCTCGCTGGTTATGCCCGACCTCTCTCGGAGACGCTTCCTCCAGGCTGCGGGGATGCTGCCGCTCGCCGCGATGCTGCCCGGCAAGACCCTGGCCGACGCCCTCGCCGCGCCGGCGACCCAAGGGTTCGAGTTCTTCGACGACCATCAGGCCGCCGTCGTTTGCGAGGCGACCGCGCGCATCATCCCGGGCCCCGAGGACGACCCGCTCGAGGCCGGGCATCCCGGCGCCCGTGAGGCCAACGTCGTTCGGTACGTCGACCTCATGCTCGCCGCGTTCGGCGTCGATCCGCCGCGGATCCACGCGGGCGGTCCGTGGAGCGACCGGGCCGGCGGAGCGAAGAACCACATGGCGAGCTTCGTGGATCTGTCGCCGGTGCAGGAGAAGCTCTGGCGCGCCCGGATCGCGAAGCTGCAGCAGCAGTACGTCGCCGGGATCGCGGCGCTCGACCTAGCGGCCGGCGGCGACTTCGCTGGCGCCTCGACCGATGATCAGGACGCGGCGCTCGCCGACGCCGGGCCGTTCCTCGACCTTCTCTTCGTCCACGCGATCGAAGGCACGTACTCGATCCCGGAGTACGGCGGGAACGAAGGGCTCGCGGGGTGGAACGAGATCCGCTACCCGGGCGACTCCCAGCCGCGCGGCTACACGCCGGCGGAGGTCGGAGAGTCGGACGGCGTCGACCCGATCGTGCTCGACCTCGCGGTGAGCGCCGCGATCGCGAACTTCGACCAAGCGGTCTCGCTGATGCTCAAGCGGAGGGCGCATGGCCGATAAGGCGATCGTCGTCGGCTCGGGCCCCGGCGGCAGCACCGCCGCGATGGTGCTCGCCGAAGCGGGCTTCGACGTCGCCATCATCGAGAAGGGCAACAACTACTTCCGCGACCTCACCAGCCCGACGCCGAAGACACTGTTCTCCAACGACGAGCTGAAGAGTGCCGGCCGCGCGTTCGAGGACCCGGACGTCGAGGCCGAGCCCCGCTCCTACCGGCGCCACGCGTCCGACGCCGAGCCGCTCGCGACCGGCTTCGTCAACCAGCTCCCGACGACCGTCGGCGGCGGGACGGTGCACTGGGACGCGAAGACGCCGCGGTTCTGGGACATCGACTTCTCGAAGCTGTCCATGCTCGGGCCGGTCGACG
The genomic region above belongs to Actinomycetota bacterium and contains:
- a CDS encoding gluconate 2-dehydrogenase subunit 3 family protein — translated: MPDLSRRRFLQAAGMLPLAAMLPGKTLADALAAPATQGFEFFDDHQAAVVCEATARIIPGPEDDPLEAGHPGAREANVVRYVDLMLAAFGVDPPRIHAGGPWSDRAGGAKNHMASFVDLSPVQEKLWRARIAKLQQQYVAGIAALDLAAGGDFAGASTDDQDAALADAGPFLDLLFVHAIEGTYSIPEYGGNEGLAGWNEIRYPGDSQPRGYTPAEVGESDGVDPIVLDLAVSAAIANFDQAVSLMLKRRAHGR
- a CDS encoding NAD(P)-binding protein — translated: MADKAIVVGSGPGGSTAAMVLAEAGFDVAIIEKGNNYFRDLTSPTPKTLFSNDELKSAGRAFEDPDVEAEPRSYRRHASDAEPLATGFVNQLPTTVGGGTVHWDAKTPRFWDIDFSKLSMLGPVD